A part of Bacteroidota bacterium genomic DNA contains:
- a CDS encoding WGR domain-containing protein — translation MSALLATAATTSTASILSAPPASATPATTRAVKLVMVTGANNNKFYDLTDNGDGTCTAHYGRVGSAGTRRTYPIAQWSRKVREKVRKGYRDVTHLFATNAPKQGFDIPDASVRSLVDALTRYATQSIRRNYHVTADQVTAAQVAEAQALLDGLTALVRQPAAGLGAFNQTLLDLYTVIPRRMGNVQDYLLGALPDPSDTSSIDTLLADEQATLDVMAGQVKVNAQRTTMPDAPQTLEAAMGLRVAVEDDAATLKRIQKLMGNDAQLFRRAFRVTNHRTQAAFDDHLTAASNPRTGLLWHGSRNENWLSILESGLVLRPANAHITGKMFGYGLYFADRFRKSLGYTSARGAYWTGGGSNQAYLALYAVHLGKALTVKTWEPWCSQLTAQSLEAHGMLKRRYDSTHGKAGCSLQNNEYIVYREAQCTVRYLVEIEA, via the coding sequence ATGTCCGCACTCCTCGCCACCGCCGCCACAACCTCTACGGCATCGATCCTCTCGGCGCCGCCCGCCTCGGCAACCCCTGCCACGACGCGAGCCGTCAAGCTGGTGATGGTCACGGGCGCGAACAACAACAAGTTCTACGACCTCACCGACAACGGCGACGGCACCTGCACAGCGCACTACGGCCGCGTTGGCAGCGCGGGGACGCGTCGGACGTACCCTATCGCCCAGTGGAGCCGCAAGGTGCGAGAGAAGGTCCGCAAGGGCTACCGCGACGTGACGCACCTCTTTGCCACAAATGCGCCGAAGCAGGGCTTCGACATCCCCGACGCTTCCGTGCGCAGCCTCGTCGACGCGCTCACGCGGTACGCGACGCAGTCGATCCGCCGCAACTACCACGTCACCGCTGACCAGGTCACGGCGGCGCAGGTCGCCGAAGCGCAGGCGCTCCTCGACGGACTGACGGCTCTGGTCCGTCAGCCTGCCGCCGGCCTCGGTGCGTTCAACCAAACGCTGCTCGACCTCTACACCGTCATCCCGCGCCGCATGGGTAACGTCCAGGACTACCTCCTCGGCGCGCTGCCCGACCCGAGTGACACCTCGTCGATTGACACGCTCCTCGCCGACGAGCAGGCGACGCTCGACGTGATGGCGGGGCAGGTGAAGGTCAACGCCCAGCGCACGACGATGCCCGACGCACCGCAGACGCTCGAAGCCGCTATGGGCCTCCGTGTGGCCGTGGAGGACGATGCGGCCACGCTAAAGCGTATTCAGAAGCTCATGGGCAACGATGCCCAACTCTTCCGCCGCGCCTTTCGTGTCACCAATCACCGTACGCAGGCCGCGTTCGACGACCACCTCACGGCGGCCTCGAACCCGCGCACAGGATTGCTCTGGCACGGCAGCCGCAACGAGAACTGGCTCTCGATTCTGGAGAGTGGCCTCGTCTTGCGCCCGGCCAATGCACACATCACGGGCAAGATGTTCGGCTACGGCCTCTACTTCGCCGACCGCTTCCGCAAGTCGCTCGGCTACACCTCGGCGCGCGGGGCCTACTGGACGGGCGGGGGCAGCAACCAAGCTTACCTCGCGCTCTATGCTGTGCACCTCGGCAAGGCGCTCACGGTGAAGACGTGGGAGCCGTGGTGCTCGCAACTCACGGCCCAGTCGCTGGAGGCGCACGGGATGCTCAAGCGCCGCTACGACTCGACGCACGGCAAGGCCGGGTGCAGCCTCCAGAACAACGAGTACATCGTCTACCGCGAGGCGCAGTGCACCGTCCGCTACCTCGTCGAGATCGAAGCTTGA
- the msrB gene encoding peptide-methionine (R)-S-oxide reductase MsrB translates to MLRRLPISTGPIWALAAAVALLAFPACADQNLDAPVSSLTPVNTADEAAARLAVADNDLAVATFAGGCFWCMEQPFERYEGVSAVISGFAGGTEPNPSYNDVANGRTDYIEAVQVFYDPDQVSYQLLLNIFWRTFNPTDAGGQFADRGNHYTSAIYAHDEEQRRLAAASKRDLAENGPFDAPIVTPIRDFTTFYAAEDYHQDFYRTNPDRYGSYAEGSGRKPFLRRTWGFDISKDFIPEDAPWFGEPAPEPGAMSSASAAGSGQITLASFSTYEKPADEELRAMLTPIQYRITQQDGTERPFNNPYHDKKDAGIYVDIVSGEPLFSSLDKYDSGTGWPSFTRPIHEELIEEHEDRTLGMVRIEVRSKHADSHLGHVFDDGPAPTGLRYCMNSAAMRFIPVDQLEAEGYGQYLSLFEDSKS, encoded by the coding sequence ATGCTTCGCCGCCTCCCCATCTCGACTGGACCCATCTGGGCACTCGCTGCTGCCGTGGCCCTGCTCGCCTTTCCGGCGTGCGCCGACCAGAACCTCGATGCGCCCGTCAGCAGCCTTACCCCGGTCAACACGGCCGATGAGGCCGCCGCGCGCCTCGCGGTCGCCGACAACGACCTCGCCGTCGCGACCTTCGCAGGCGGCTGCTTCTGGTGCATGGAGCAGCCCTTCGAACGCTACGAGGGCGTCTCGGCCGTGATCTCCGGCTTCGCGGGCGGCACCGAGCCCAACCCGTCCTACAACGACGTGGCCAACGGTCGCACCGACTACATCGAGGCCGTCCAGGTCTTCTACGACCCCGATCAGGTGTCGTATCAGTTGCTCCTGAACATCTTTTGGCGGACGTTCAACCCAACCGACGCCGGTGGCCAGTTCGCCGACCGCGGAAACCACTACACTTCGGCCATCTACGCGCACGATGAGGAGCAGCGCCGCCTCGCCGCGGCCTCCAAGCGCGACCTCGCCGAGAACGGCCCGTTCGACGCGCCCATCGTGACGCCCATCCGCGACTTCACGACGTTCTACGCGGCCGAGGACTACCACCAGGACTTCTACCGTACCAATCCGGACCGCTACGGCAGCTACGCCGAGGGCTCGGGCCGCAAGCCGTTCCTCCGCCGCACGTGGGGCTTCGATATCTCGAAGGACTTCATCCCCGAGGACGCCCCGTGGTTCGGCGAGCCCGCCCCAGAGCCGGGTGCCATGTCGTCGGCTTCCGCCGCTGGGTCTGGCCAGATCACGCTCGCTTCGTTCAGCACCTACGAGAAGCCCGCGGACGAGGAACTGCGCGCGATGCTGACGCCGATCCAGTACCGGATCACGCAGCAGGACGGCACGGAGCGCCCGTTCAACAACCCGTACCACGACAAGAAGGACGCAGGCATCTACGTGGACATCGTCTCTGGCGAGCCGCTCTTCTCGTCGCTCGACAAGTACGACTCCGGCACGGGCTGGCCGTCGTTCACGCGCCCGATCCACGAGGAGCTGATCGAAGAGCACGAGGACCGTACGCTCGGCATGGTCCGCATCGAAGTGCGCAGCAAGCACGCCGACAGCCACCTCGGTCACGTCTTCGACGACGGCCCCGCACCGACGGGCCTGCGCTACTGCATGAACTCGGCCGCCATGCGCTTCATCCCTGTCGACCAGCTCGAAGCCGAGGGCTACGGCCAGTACCTCTCGCTTTTCGAGGACTCGAAGTCGTAA
- a CDS encoding FxsA family protein, whose amino-acid sequence MQSTLFGRLLLLFLIVPIVELFLLVWLGDRIGLGPTLLLIVVTALFGSFLAQREGLAAWRRFQARVAEGGLPGKELSDGLIILVSGALLLTPGVLTDVVGFLGLLPPTRALIRRSVAGRFKQSVKSGQTQFFAFGPGVPPNFGPQGFGRPGSPFGPPQQDAPPAWRGQPSAPSSADIPAEAADQIEDATILDEDMRRP is encoded by the coding sequence ATGCAATCGACCCTGTTCGGGCGGCTGTTGCTGCTCTTCCTTATCGTCCCCATCGTCGAGCTATTTCTACTCGTGTGGCTCGGCGACCGGATCGGGCTCGGCCCGACCCTCCTGCTCATTGTGGTGACGGCGCTCTTCGGCTCGTTCCTCGCGCAGCGCGAGGGGCTGGCCGCGTGGCGCCGTTTCCAGGCACGCGTGGCGGAGGGCGGTCTGCCCGGCAAGGAACTGTCCGACGGGCTCATCATCCTCGTGTCGGGCGCGCTGCTGCTCACGCCGGGCGTACTGACCGACGTGGTCGGCTTCCTCGGCCTGCTGCCGCCGACGCGGGCACTCATCCGCCGCAGCGTGGCCGGGCGCTTCAAACAGTCCGTGAAGTCGGGCCAGACGCAGTTTTTCGCCTTTGGGCCGGGCGTGCCGCCCAACTTCGGGCCGCAGGGCTTTGGACGTCCGGGATCGCCCTTCGGGCCGCCTCAGCAGGACGCTCCGCCTGCGTGGAGAGGCCAACCCTCGGCTCCTTCCTCTGCCGACATTCCAGCGGAGGCTGCCGATCAGATCGAAGACGCCACGATCCTCGACGAGGATATGCGCCGTCCGTGA
- a CDS encoding FAD-dependent oxidoreductase gives MHVLLVGGGHASLPLLTATARLVRQGARVTLLNDATHLWYSGMVPEHLGGVYTRDQVTIDLERLCADTGVRFVHDRAVGLDAEAQTITTASGRTLGCDLATFDIGAVNPVAPSGDVIPTKPLHRIADLAAWLDGFEKSDPPRRLAIVGGGAAGVEVALNVTARVPKAQLDVTLIEPSHRLLGRMPEGAAAYCRRLLTERGVALRFGHRVIDTTDAALELSNGAVVDAEAVLWATGSVGPALFAEAGLPTDGRGFLRVSAYLQCEAAPWLFAAGDCAVIAGAEHLARVGVHAVKQGPTLQTNVLRIAEAALAGLDLTQLRLRSFRPYPYVPLILSTGTRDGLLVVGDRWQASPAMLRLKHAVDRRWIRRYHPTDRFEGLFDTAHPDLA, from the coding sequence ATGCACGTTCTCCTCGTAGGGGGCGGGCATGCGAGCCTGCCGCTCCTGACCGCTACCGCTCGCCTTGTCCGACAAGGTGCCCGTGTCACGCTCCTGAACGACGCGACGCACCTGTGGTATTCTGGCATGGTGCCCGAGCACCTCGGCGGTGTCTACACCCGCGACCAGGTCACCATCGATCTCGAACGTCTGTGTGCCGACACCGGGGTGCGGTTTGTCCACGACCGCGCTGTCGGCCTGGACGCTGAGGCGCAGACGATCACGACGGCATCGGGGCGGACGCTTGGCTGCGACCTCGCCACGTTCGACATTGGGGCCGTCAATCCGGTCGCGCCCTCAGGAGACGTGATTCCGACGAAGCCGCTTCATCGCATTGCGGACCTCGCGGCATGGCTCGACGGTTTCGAGAAGAGCGATCCACCGCGGCGGCTTGCCATCGTCGGAGGCGGCGCAGCCGGGGTCGAGGTCGCGCTCAACGTGACCGCGCGTGTGCCGAAAGCGCAGCTCGATGTCACGCTCATCGAGCCCTCGCACCGCCTGCTCGGCCGGATGCCCGAGGGCGCGGCGGCCTACTGCCGACGCCTGCTCACCGAGCGCGGCGTCGCCCTTCGCTTCGGTCACCGGGTCATAGACACGACGGACGCCGCGCTCGAGCTATCGAACGGGGCCGTGGTCGATGCGGAAGCCGTCCTCTGGGCGACGGGCTCGGTCGGCCCTGCCCTCTTTGCCGAGGCGGGCCTGCCCACCGACGGGCGCGGCTTCCTGCGCGTGAGCGCCTACCTCCAGTGCGAGGCGGCCCCGTGGCTCTTCGCGGCCGGCGACTGCGCCGTCATCGCCGGGGCTGAGCACTTGGCGCGCGTGGGCGTGCACGCCGTCAAGCAAGGCCCGACGCTGCAGACAAACGTGCTTCGCATCGCCGAAGCGGCACTAGCCGGCCTTGATCTCACGCAGCTTCGCCTCCGCAGCTTCCGACCCTACCCGTACGTCCCGCTTATCCTCTCGACCGGCACGCGCGACGGCCTGCTGGTCGTCGGCGACCGCTGGCAGGCGAGTCCGGCGATGCTGCGTCTGAAGCATGCTGTGGACCGCCGCTGGATCCGGCGCTACCACCCCACCGACCGCTTCGAGGGACTCTTCGACACCGCGCATCCTGACCTAGCCTAG
- a CDS encoding diacylglycerol/polyprenol kinase family protein gives MDTLAFSYRAELGRKALHIGALLMPLGLLALGREIALWVFVPSAVFALTCDVLRTRSAGFHRFIQWVFGGIMRPEEQPGLHGPIVFNGATWMVTAMAFTALVFPEPIAAASMAMLMLGDGAAALIGRRFGRHRWPNSPKSLEGSAAFMLTAVLVVLPLALLPLSWFAFPGTPIDTVTTPGLSLWQVGLGAFIAALVEATPIPLNDNVRVPLLAGAAMWLIG, from the coding sequence ATGGACACGCTCGCCTTTTCCTACCGCGCCGAACTCGGCCGTAAGGCGCTCCACATCGGGGCACTCTTGATGCCGCTCGGCCTGCTCGCGCTCGGCCGGGAGATCGCTCTGTGGGTGTTTGTCCCCTCCGCCGTGTTCGCCCTCACCTGCGACGTGCTGCGGACGCGCTCAGCGGGCTTTCATCGGTTCATCCAATGGGTATTCGGCGGGATCATGCGCCCCGAGGAGCAACCGGGGCTCCATGGACCGATCGTCTTCAACGGCGCGACGTGGATGGTGACGGCCATGGCATTCACCGCGCTCGTCTTTCCCGAGCCGATTGCTGCGGCCTCGATGGCGATGCTGATGCTGGGCGACGGGGCCGCGGCCCTCATCGGCCGACGTTTCGGGCGCCACCGCTGGCCCAACTCGCCAAAGTCGCTCGAAGGCTCCGCGGCGTTCATGCTCACGGCGGTGCTCGTCGTGCTGCCCCTCGCGCTACTTCCCCTCTCGTGGTTCGCGTTCCCAGGCACGCCTATCGACACCGTCACAACGCCGGGGCTCTCACTGTGGCAGGTCGGCCTCGGCGCGTTCATCGCCGCCCTCGTCGAGGCGACGCCGATCCCGCTCAACGACAACGTCCGCGTGCCGCTGCTCGCCGGCGCGGCCATGTGGCTTATCGGCTAG
- a CDS encoding dienelactone hydrolase family protein, which produces MRLYFISFAMFGLAACTDPSASPSSSSALPSDDDAAYVDSMAVEHAGDSARPSGAPGTDEAGLVIERVEYHNGVTGYAAYPEEGGVSLSGLIVIHEWWGLNDNVRGQARRLAKEGYRVLAVDLYEGSASESPDGARALMTDAMSQPDAVVANLTSAAEHLRAQGATRIGVLGWCFGGAWSLRAALALPTRIDAAVIYYGRVETEAAALADLEAPILGLFGEDDQGIPAESARAFDTALDEVGVPHTIRIFDGADHAFANPSGDRYQPEAAEEAWTMTTAFLAEHLQP; this is translated from the coding sequence ATGCGTCTCTACTTTATTTCGTTTGCCATGTTCGGCCTCGCCGCCTGCACCGACCCCAGCGCCTCGCCTAGTTCGTCGTCCGCGTTGCCCTCCGACGATGACGCCGCCTACGTGGACAGCATGGCCGTAGAGCACGCTGGCGACTCGGCGAGACCTTCGGGGGCTCCCGGAACCGACGAAGCAGGCTTGGTCATCGAACGCGTCGAGTACCACAACGGCGTGACCGGATACGCCGCCTATCCAGAGGAGGGTGGGGTGTCCCTCTCGGGTCTGATCGTGATCCACGAGTGGTGGGGCCTCAACGACAATGTGCGTGGGCAGGCCCGTCGCCTCGCGAAGGAAGGCTATCGTGTGCTGGCAGTCGATCTCTACGAGGGCAGCGCCTCTGAGTCGCCGGACGGCGCGCGTGCGCTGATGACCGACGCCATGAGCCAGCCCGACGCCGTCGTCGCCAACCTCACGAGTGCGGCAGAGCACCTCCGCGCGCAGGGCGCGACACGCATAGGCGTGCTGGGGTGGTGCTTCGGCGGGGCATGGTCGCTCCGCGCGGCCCTCGCTCTGCCGACCCGCATCGATGCGGCCGTCATCTACTACGGGCGCGTCGAGACTGAGGCGGCGGCGCTGGCAGACTTAGAGGCGCCCATCCTCGGCCTCTTCGGCGAAGACGATCAGGGGATCCCTGCCGAGAGCGCCCGCGCCTTCGACACCGCGCTCGACGAGGTCGGCGTCCCGCACACGATCCGCATCTTCGACGGGGCCGACCACGCCTTCGCCAACCCGTCCGGCGATCGCTACCAGCCCGAAGCCGCCGAGGAGGCCTGGACCATGACCACCGCATTCCTCGCCGAGCATCTACAGCCGTAG
- a CDS encoding SLBB domain-containing protein codes for MGADGEPIVLQPDTLVVAVTMDEAPVDLDDALPYFGYDTFRLGDSTAQPLVTIPVADDGYVVGPGDELRLTVAGDAEFQLDLTVDPEGRVFIPTVGQYTAAGQPIGQLRERLRRVLGRSYAGLLTNPPSTFMDLTLRRLQAVQVFVTGAVTRPGGYTVPSGTSVFNALYLVGGPTLDGSLRRIRVVRNGQTVATVDAYDYLLEGRDAQPVRLQNGDRVFVPPRGTTVAIEGAVRRPAFYEMRDAEENVERLLGFAGGLEADAYAARFQIDRIVPFTERIDPSIARTVRDLSLADVLRGSLDVALADGDRVRIFTILEAETLSSRASVSAATVEGAVFQPGRYELGQTVRTVRDLVLEADGVRGDAYLARAELVRFRDDLDRQLLRLDLASALADDPQHNLVLRPGDVLRVYARTDLQDERTVSIVGRVREPGTYPLFEGMALYDLLFQGGGLTDDEFLETVLLERADLYRPTEDRIRERIVRFDLAETLRGEGLADLVLEPGDEVRIYEREVEEQVEDPFVLVSGAVASPGRYRLRENMTVEDAILQAGGYAEGALEGRVEVTRMTERATGLRAETSEVAVQSSALFGDDEVNAGHRLEHRDRVYVRLDPDFQIQQSVVLSGEVLYPGQYTLQRDNETLSEVIARAGGLTEAAYAEGGRLVRNQRQVIVEFERALRGDRRADVVLQNNDRILIPVQPNTVTVQGNVANEGLIKFVEGRRVSYYLERAGGTRDQTLDIFLTQASGATFKLRRGLFPEDPVVDDGATILVEREPEDEEPADVGEIIRDALTILSGTATVLVPLIIALQR; via the coding sequence GTGGGCGCCGATGGCGAGCCCATCGTCCTGCAGCCAGACACGCTCGTCGTTGCGGTCACGATGGACGAGGCGCCGGTGGACCTCGACGACGCGCTGCCGTACTTCGGCTACGACACCTTCCGGCTGGGCGACTCCACCGCGCAGCCGCTCGTCACCATCCCCGTAGCAGACGACGGCTACGTAGTCGGGCCCGGCGACGAGTTGCGCCTCACCGTCGCCGGCGACGCCGAGTTTCAGCTCGACCTCACCGTAGATCCGGAGGGACGTGTCTTCATCCCGACCGTTGGCCAATACACCGCTGCCGGGCAACCAATCGGGCAGCTCCGAGAGCGACTTCGGCGTGTCCTCGGGCGCAGCTATGCGGGGCTGCTCACGAATCCACCCTCGACGTTCATGGACCTCACGCTGCGCCGGTTGCAGGCCGTGCAGGTCTTCGTGACGGGCGCCGTGACTCGTCCTGGAGGCTACACCGTGCCGAGCGGCACCTCGGTGTTCAACGCGCTCTACCTCGTCGGCGGGCCTACGCTCGATGGGTCGCTGCGGCGCATCCGGGTCGTCCGCAATGGGCAGACGGTCGCCACCGTCGATGCCTACGACTACCTCCTCGAAGGCCGGGACGCGCAGCCCGTGCGCCTCCAGAACGGCGACCGGGTCTTCGTCCCCCCGCGAGGCACGACGGTCGCAATCGAAGGCGCTGTGCGTCGTCCTGCGTTCTACGAGATGCGCGACGCGGAGGAGAACGTGGAGCGTCTGCTCGGCTTCGCAGGCGGTCTGGAAGCCGACGCCTACGCCGCCCGCTTCCAGATCGACCGCATCGTGCCTTTCACTGAGCGGATCGACCCGTCGATTGCGCGCACCGTGCGCGACCTGTCCCTCGCCGACGTCCTGCGCGGCAGCCTCGACGTGGCCCTGGCCGATGGGGACCGCGTCCGCATCTTCACCATCCTCGAAGCCGAGACCCTCTCCAGCCGCGCGTCCGTGTCCGCAGCGACTGTAGAGGGGGCCGTGTTCCAGCCGGGCCGCTACGAACTCGGGCAGACGGTCCGCACCGTGCGCGACCTCGTCCTGGAGGCCGACGGCGTGCGTGGCGACGCCTATCTGGCGCGCGCCGAACTCGTCCGTTTCCGCGACGACCTCGACCGGCAACTCCTCCGGCTCGACCTAGCGTCCGCGCTCGCCGACGACCCGCAGCACAACCTCGTGCTCCGCCCCGGTGATGTGCTCCGGGTCTACGCGCGCACCGATCTCCAAGACGAACGCACCGTCAGCATCGTGGGGCGCGTGCGCGAGCCAGGGACGTATCCGCTCTTCGAGGGCATGGCGCTCTACGACCTGCTCTTCCAGGGCGGTGGCCTCACCGACGACGAGTTCCTGGAAACCGTCCTGCTGGAGCGGGCGGACCTCTATCGCCCCACGGAGGACAGGATCCGCGAGCGCATCGTGCGATTCGACCTCGCGGAGACGCTCCGCGGCGAAGGACTCGCCGACCTCGTCCTGGAACCGGGCGACGAGGTGCGGATCTACGAGCGCGAGGTCGAGGAGCAAGTCGAAGACCCGTTCGTGCTCGTCAGCGGGGCGGTAGCCTCGCCGGGGCGCTACCGGCTCCGCGAGAACATGACCGTCGAGGACGCGATCCTGCAAGCCGGCGGGTATGCCGAGGGCGCGCTCGAAGGCCGCGTGGAGGTAACCCGCATGACAGAGCGTGCCACCGGGCTCCGCGCAGAAACCAGCGAGGTCGCGGTGCAGTCGTCAGCGCTGTTCGGGGACGACGAGGTGAACGCAGGGCACCGGTTGGAGCACCGCGACCGCGTCTACGTGCGCCTCGATCCTGACTTCCAGATCCAGCAGTCGGTCGTGCTCTCTGGTGAGGTGCTCTATCCTGGCCAGTACACCCTCCAGCGCGACAACGAGACGCTCTCGGAAGTGATCGCGCGGGCCGGTGGGTTGACCGAAGCAGCCTATGCCGAGGGCGGTCGCCTCGTCCGCAACCAGCGTCAGGTGATCGTGGAGTTCGAGCGGGCCCTGCGCGGGGACCGCCGCGCCGACGTCGTGCTGCAGAACAACGACCGCATCCTCATCCCTGTGCAGCCCAACACGGTCACGGTGCAAGGCAACGTTGCCAACGAGGGGCTCATCAAGTTCGTCGAGGGGCGCCGGGTGTCGTACTACCTGGAGCGCGCGGGCGGCACGCGCGACCAGACGCTCGACATCTTCCTGACCCAGGCATCGGGCGCGACGTTCAAGCTCCGTCGCGGCCTCTTCCCTGAAGACCCCGTCGTGGACGACGGCGCTACTATCCTCGTCGAGCGCGAGCCCGAAGACGAAGAGCCCGCCGACGTGGGCGAGATCATCCGGGACGCGCTGACCATCCTCTCCGGAACGGCGACGGTCCTCGTTCCGCTCATCATCGCATTGCAGCGCTAG
- a CDS encoding Wzz/FepE/Etk N-terminal domain-containing protein, which yields METPSVSYERTTPRPAPADEPREVSLLDAVLVVARHRRTVLLVAGLVTLLGVVYAVLQPNQYSASATLVRESDEGFAAGGAISALRSFGFNLGGAEPGLTVEAYPDILATREIRLTLLRDTFAIPSEGATLPLMDYVLRPTPIGYVVNAPRRWLRQLRGVPDGQGGGDAVLTRPQQAALGMLGGMTRVTTNEETGLMTLGMTTRDPYLSAALVERSLGLLADRVRTIRTQKARDNLAFVNERFDQAEREFRGAQSRLAAFDDRNRAIQTASLRAQRDRLQQDLSFKREYYNELRTEVTRAELELQRSEPVITVIEKPVVVLRPSGPSRRLSVLASLVLGLVLGVGLALGREVVGGGSTEDQAKWAEVRRSFRFPWRRAATPAES from the coding sequence GTGGAAACGCCCTCGGTCTCCTACGAGCGCACGACGCCGCGTCCGGCTCCAGCCGACGAGCCGCGGGAGGTATCGCTTCTCGACGCGGTGCTTGTGGTAGCACGCCACCGGCGGACTGTCTTGCTGGTGGCGGGACTGGTGACCCTGCTCGGCGTGGTTTATGCCGTGTTGCAGCCCAACCAATACTCGGCGAGCGCTACGCTCGTGCGCGAATCCGACGAGGGGTTTGCGGCAGGCGGGGCCATCTCCGCGCTGCGGTCCTTCGGATTCAACCTCGGCGGTGCGGAGCCAGGCCTCACCGTCGAAGCCTACCCCGACATCCTTGCCACGCGCGAGATCCGGCTCACCCTGCTGCGTGACACGTTCGCGATCCCGAGCGAAGGGGCCACGCTCCCGCTCATGGACTACGTGCTGCGTCCCACGCCGATCGGCTACGTCGTGAATGCCCCGCGCCGATGGCTACGACAACTGCGTGGCGTCCCTGACGGACAAGGAGGCGGCGATGCCGTGCTCACCCGACCCCAACAGGCGGCTCTGGGCATGCTGGGCGGCATGACGCGTGTCACAACCAACGAGGAGACGGGCCTGATGACGCTCGGGATGACCACGCGTGATCCGTATTTGTCCGCGGCGCTGGTGGAGCGGTCCCTCGGGCTGCTCGCTGACCGGGTGCGGACGATCCGGACGCAGAAAGCGCGCGACAACCTCGCGTTCGTAAACGAACGGTTCGACCAGGCCGAGCGGGAGTTTCGCGGGGCGCAGAGCCGTCTGGCCGCCTTCGACGACCGCAACCGCGCGATTCAGACGGCCTCACTACGGGCGCAGCGCGACCGACTGCAGCAAGACCTGTCATTCAAGCGCGAGTACTACAACGAACTCCGTACCGAGGTCACGCGGGCCGAGTTGGAGCTTCAGCGCAGCGAGCCCGTGATCACCGTGATCGAAAAGCCGGTCGTCGTCCTGAGGCCGAGCGGGCCGAGTCGGCGGCTGAGCGTGCTGGCTTCGCTCGTGCTCGGACTCGTGCTCGGGGTCGGGCTGGCCTTGGGGCGGGAAGTCGTGGGCGGTGGGAGCACCGAGGACCAGGCCAAGTGGGCCGAGGTGCGGCGCAGCTTCCGGTTCCCATGGCGGCGCGCGGCAACCCCGGCGGAAAGTTAG
- a CDS encoding UDP-glucose/GDP-mannose dehydrogenase family protein — MRVSVIGTGYVGLVSGTCFSEMGNDVVCVDIDEAKVNKLTNGELTIFEPGLEVYFERNLREDRLHFTTELAPAVEHADLIFLALPTPPGEDGSADLRYVLGVAKNIGELLAANPDWGYKVIVDKSTVPVGTADLVTEAIAKAGVEEGARFDVVSNPEFLREGVAVDDFMKPERVVVGTSSEKAADLMTQLYEPFVRSGNPIIIMDEKSAEMTKYAANALLATKITFMNEIANVCDRVGADVDKVRRGIGTDSRIGPKFLYAGIGFGGSCFPKDVQALVRTAQQNDYPFEILQAVLNVNKTQRTILMPRIEEVLGDLRGKKIAMWGLAFKPNTDDVREASSHAMIRALTAAGADVVAYDPEAIETTRAILGEGDLNNGSIHYTTDSYGALIGADVLVICTEWPEFRRPDFGRLKTMLKAPIVFDGRNLYDHERMSSNGFEYYSIGRPFVEPVQEVVVATNGRA; from the coding sequence ATGCGCGTTTCAGTCATCGGGACCGGCTACGTCGGTCTCGTCTCCGGCACCTGCTTCTCTGAGATGGGCAACGACGTGGTCTGCGTCGACATCGACGAGGCCAAGGTCAACAAGCTCACCAACGGCGAACTGACCATCTTTGAACCTGGGCTCGAAGTCTACTTTGAGCGCAACTTACGTGAAGATCGGCTCCACTTCACCACCGAACTCGCGCCCGCCGTCGAGCACGCAGACCTGATCTTCCTCGCGCTGCCGACGCCGCCCGGAGAAGACGGCTCCGCCGACCTGCGCTACGTCCTCGGCGTAGCCAAGAACATCGGCGAGCTGCTGGCTGCCAACCCCGACTGGGGCTACAAGGTGATCGTGGACAAGAGCACCGTCCCCGTGGGCACCGCGGACCTGGTCACCGAAGCCATCGCCAAAGCCGGGGTGGAGGAAGGTGCCCGGTTCGATGTCGTCTCGAACCCTGAGTTCCTCCGCGAAGGCGTCGCCGTGGACGACTTCATGAAGCCCGAGCGTGTGGTCGTCGGGACCTCGTCGGAGAAGGCGGCCGACCTTATGACGCAGCTCTATGAGCCCTTCGTGCGCTCCGGCAACCCGATCATCATCATGGACGAGAAGTCGGCCGAGATGACGAAGTACGCCGCCAACGCGCTGCTCGCCACCAAGATCACGTTCATGAACGAAATCGCGAACGTGTGCGACCGCGTGGGCGCCGACGTCGACAAGGTGCGGCGCGGTATCGGCACCGACAGCCGTATCGGGCCGAAGTTCCTCTACGCGGGCATCGGCTTCGGCGGCTCCTGCTTCCCGAAAGACGTGCAGGCACTGGTCCGGACGGCCCAGCAGAACGACTACCCGTTTGAGATCTTGCAGGCGGTCCTCAACGTCAACAAGACGCAGCGCACGATCCTCATGCCGCGCATCGAGGAGGTGCTGGGCGATCTCCGGGGCAAGAAGATTGCCATGTGGGGCTTGGCCTTTAAGCCCAACACGGACGACGTGCGCGAGGCGTCCAGCCACGCCATGATCCGGGCGCTGACCGCCGCCGGGGCCGACGTGGTGGCCTACGACCCCGAAGCCATCGAGACGACCCGCGCCATCCTCGGCGAAGGCGACCTCAACAACGGGTCGATCCACTACACCACGGACTCCTACGGCGCCCTCATCGGCGCCGACGTGCTCGTGATCTGCACCGAGTGGCCGGAGTTCCGCCGCCCCGACTTCGGCCGCCTGAAGACGATGCTCAAAGCGCCCATCGTCTTTGACGGGCGCAACCTCTACGACCACGAACGGATGTCCAGCAACGGCTTCGAATACTATTCGATCGGTCGGCCCTTCGTCGAGCCCGTCCAGGAGGTCGTCGTCGCCACGAACGGCCGGGCCTAG